GAGGCAAAGATTTCATTTCAAAATAATGAAATTACACAGGAAGCATATGATGAAATTGTGAATGAAGAGATTACAAAAGTTGTAGCAAAACAGAAAGAACTTGGATTTCATGTAATCACCGATGGAGAATTCAGAAGAACTTTCTGGCATCTTGATTTTATGTGGGGACTGGAAGGCGTTGCACATGAAAACACGGGAAATGGGGTAAAGTTTGATGCAGAGTTAGCAGTGCTTGACGACACCTATCTCGTAGGAAAAATCAAGGCAAAAGCACATCCATTCGTAGAATATTTCAAATTTTTAAAACAGTTTGAAGATGAAAATACAGTTGCAAAATATACCATCCCGGCACCGGCACAGACATTCCAGCAGATGGTTGTTCCAATGAATCTGGAAAATACAAGAAAATATTATGCAACAAATGAGGAGTTGATTAAGGATATCGGAAAAGCATATCAGGAGGTCATTAAACAATTTTATGATGCCGGGTGTCGAAATCTTCAATTGGATGATTGTACATGGGGTGCAGTAGTCGGTGATGCAGCAGCACTTCGTTATAAATCATTGGGAGAAAATCTTGAGGATGTAAAACAACAGTTACTTGAAGTAAATAATTTGGCATTGGAAGGAAAACCAGAAGACATGGTGATCACTTCACACATTTGCAGAGGCAATTATCATTCCACATTTTTTACAAGTGGACCATATGATACAGTAGCTGATTATGTATTTGCAAAAGAAAATGTAGATGCACTGTTTCTTGAATATGACGACGAAAGATCAGGAGGATTTGCACCACTTGCAAAAGTATCAGAAGATAAGACCGTAGTATTAGGGCTTATTACAACAAAATCCCCGGTACTTGAAGATAAAAAAACGGTGATTAAGAGAATAAATGAAGCTGCCAGATATGTTCCATTAGACAGATTGTGTTTAAGTCCACAGTGTGGATTTGCTTCCTGTGAGATTGGAAATAAACTGACAGAAGAAGAACAATGGGCAAAACTCAGACTTGTAAAAGAAATAGCAGAAGAAGTCTGGGGAGAATAGACCATTTGGGGACGTAGGAACATTTGGGGACGGGGTTTAGTGGCTCTTTTGGCATGCCAAAAGAGCCACTAAACCCCGTCCCCAAATGTTCCTATTCTTGTAAAAAATAAAAAAACGCCGTATAATAGCGTTACAAATTGTAACACTATTATACGGCGTTTTTTTTATTAGCAAGAGAATATTTATTAGAATTGGAGTCAAAACAATGAAACTGATATTGGTGCAAGTCATTCTGCTTTCTTTCCAGACCCTATTGTATTTCGGCTGCGAGTTTTTTCAGAGCAGGATCCATGACGTAAAACGTCCGGTGGATGATAAGATTCCTTTTCTTCCATGGACGGTGTTGCTTTACTGTTTTTGGTTTCCGCTGATTGCTTTTTATCCGCTGATCGTTTTCAGGACAGATTCATATTCTTGTTGTACTTATCTGATGACTATGATATTGGAAGTTGTACTCAGTGTGTTGTGTTATCTGCTCTATCCGACTTCTTTTCAGAGACCGGTGCCTCCGGATGGTTTCTGGGGCAATTTTATGAAATTTATTTATCGTGGCAGTTATAGAGGATTGAATTGTGCACCAAGTCTGCATTGTTCCAGTTGTTTTCTTGTAATATGTGTTTCTTGCACATGTGAGGGAATGAATCCGTGGGTTCGGATATTTACAACTTTAATTGCTGTCATAATTGTGCTGTCAACACTTACAACAAAACAGCACACACTAATTGATGTGCTGACAGCAGTTCCACTTTTTGGGATTAGCAGGATTCTGGGAATTTGGTTGACAGTACGATATTATGTACCGATTTTGACGTTTATTGGGAATTAAGTAAAATTTTAAAGGAAGGTGTAACTATGAAAATGATAAAAAAGATTAAGATGGATATGTGGATTAACGTGTTTATGCTGCTTTTGATTGGCATAGTGTTTGTTGTTCGTCCACAGGACTCGCTGGAAGTGGCAGCTATGATCGCAGGGGCAGTGATACTTGCAAATGGTATTTTTGACCTCATTTATTATTTCCGGGTGTGGGTAGATTTTTATTCAAGGGGTTCTCTGTTTGAAGGAATCATGAAGTGTGTTTTGGGAATTTTTATAATTACCCATGCAGGAATTACGACAGTCTTATTTTCATATGTGTTTAGCATTTATATTATAATTAACGGCATTATCTGTATAGAAACAGCAATTTATATGCAAAGGGCATTTGAAGTGAATTGCATAAAAGATGTGATTTTGTCATGCTTTGTAGTGGTGGGTGGAATTATTATGATGTTCTTTTCACCAAATACAGTAAAGCTGGCTGCAATTATGACAGGAATTATTTTTATTATAAATGCGGTAATTGATGGAGTAATTTTATATCGTATTCATAGAATAAGCAGAAAATGTGCCGAAAAGCTTCAGGATGCCGTAGATGAATTGAGTGGAAATATTATTGATGAATGATTATTTGGGGACGGTAGACCATTTGGGGACGGGGTTTAGTGGCTCTTTTGGCATGCCAAAAGAGCCACTAAACCCCGTCCCCAATCGACTCTCCTTGTGCTATAATATAATGGAATAATTAAAAAGAAAAGGAGATTGGTATGCATACATTAAAAAAATTTATTCAATATTATGGACCGTACAAAGGGGTATTTTTTCTGGATTTGATCTGTGCTGCTGTAATCAGTCTGGTGGACCTGGCATTTCCGCAGATTTTGCGGATACTAACGAAGACTTTATTTACGGAGAGTTCTGCCACAATCCTGCAAGCTTTATTGCCGATGGCAGTGATTTTGTTTGTAATGTATTTGATTCAGACAGGATGTAAATATTATGTCAGCTACCAAGGGCATATGATGGGGGCACGTATGGAGAGTGACATGCGTCAGCAGTTGTTTGATCATTATGAGAAATTATCATTTTCTTATTACAATAAGAATAATTCTGGACAGATGATGAGTAAACTGGTGTCAGATCTTTTTGATATTTCAGAGTTTGCACATCATGGACCGGAAAATTTATTTATTTCATTAATAAAGATCATCGGCTCTTTTGTATTTTTGTTCCTGATCAACTGGAAACTGGCAATTCCTCTTTTGATACTGGTAGTATTTATGGTGATTTTTTCTTATGGACAGAACCGCAAGATGCAGGCAACATTTATGGACAACAGACGTAAGATTGGGGATTTGAACTCAAGCCTGCAGGATACATTAGCGGGAATCCGTGTAGTGCAGTCTTTTGCAAATGAAGATATTGAGCGGGAGAAGTTTAAAAAGAGTAATCAGGGATTTTTGATTTCAAAAGATGCCAATTATCGTTGTATGGGCAGTTTTATGAGTGGAAATCTATTCTTCCAGGGAATGATGTATCTGATGACACTTGTATTTGGCGGATGGCTGATTGCACATGGACAGATGGAGGCAGGTGATCTTGCGATGTATGCTTTATATATCGGAATCTTTATCAGTCCGATCCAGATTCTGGTGGAGCTGACAGAGATGATGCAGAAAGGATTGTCTGGATTTAGAAGATTTTTAGATGTAGTTGAAACAGAACCAGAAATTGTAGATGCAGAGGATGCAAAGCCGTTGGAGAATATTAAAGGTCATGTACGTTATGAAGACGTTTCTTTTCATTATAGTGATGACAATACTTTAGTACTTGCGGATGTGTCTATTGATATTCCGGCAGGAAAATCAATTGCGCTTGTGGGACCGTCGGGAAGTGGAAAGACAACAATCTGTTCACTGCTTCCAAGATTCTATGATGTGACCGGCGGACGTATTACGATTGATGGAAAAGATGTAAGAGAACTGACTTTAAAGAGTCTGCGTAGCCAGATAGGGCTGGTACAGCAGGATGTGTACTTATTCTGCGGAAGTATTCGTGATAACATTGCATATGGAAAGCCGGGTGCGTCGATGGAAGAAATCATAGCTGCAGCAAAGAGGGCGAATATCCATGATTTTATTATGGAATTGCCGGATGGTTATGAAACTTTTGTAGGAGAACGTGGAACAAGATTATCAGGAGGGCAGAAACAGAGAATTTCGATTGCAAGAGTATTTTTAAAGAACCCTTCCATTTTAATTTTAGATGAGGCTACCAGTGCGCTGGATAATGAGAGTGAGAGATTTATTCAGAAGAGTCTGGATGAGCTGGCAAAAGATAGAACCACGATTACGATCGCACATAGATTATCAACTGTCCGTAATGCAGATGAGATATTGGTAGTGGCTGATACGGGAATCGCAGAGCGTGGAACACACGAAGAACTGCTGGCAAAAGGCGGAATTTACGCACATTATTATGAAATGTCGTAAAATTGTGCTGAAAGAGGAAAAAGAGTGACGTAGAAAAAAATGTTCAAAAATGATTATTACTGATACAACAAAATATTTAACAAAAAAATAAACATCTTAGCGAAAAACGGAACGCAGTAAGAAATAAGATAAAGTAGAATTACAATTACAGTAAGATTACTTATCGGAAATTTTATTCTTCAGGAGGAAACATATATGAAATATTATTGTAATCCAATTAACGTTCCGTATCGCTATCAATTCAATATGGATCCACGCTCCCACGGGAAATTACAAATTGACAGGGAAGCGGCGGATCCTTCTATGATTTTATTTCAGGGAAAATATTATATCTTCGCGTCAATGAATCTTAGCGTATGGGTATCAGAGGATATGGTGAACTGGGAGTCTTACAGATTACCGGATAATCTGCCTCTTTATGATTATGCACCGGATGCAAGGGTATGTGGAGATTATGTCTATTTCTGTGCATCCAAAAAAGGAGAAAACTGTAATTATTACAGAACAAAAGATATTATAAACGGACCATATGAGGAAATTCCAGGAACGTTTGATTTCTGGGATCCGAATTTATTCTTTGATGAAGACGGAAGAGTATATTTTTATTGGGGATGTTCTAATATTACATCGGTCTGGGGTGTCGAGCTGGATCCGGTTACGATGGTTCCAAAGACAGAACGGATTGACCTTTTATCTGGTAATGCCTATGAAAGAGGTTATGAACGGATGGGCGTGGATCATTGTGAATTTCCGAAAAGCGAGGAAGAAGTGGAGATGATGTTCCAAGAATTTGTGAAGCAGAACGGAATTAGCGTAGATCAGATACCAAAACAGATGATTCCACAGATTCGGGGAATGTTTACAAGAAGAGCATTTATTGAAGGAGCGTGGATGGATAAGCAGAATGGAAAATATTACCTTCAGTATGCATGTCCGGGGGCTGAGTATAATGTCTATGCAGATGGTGTCTATATGTCAGATTCACCGCTTGGCCCATTTGAACTTGCAAAGAATAATCCGTTTTCCTATCATCCGGGTGGATTTATGCCGGGAGCAGGACATGGTTCAACTATGTGGGATAAAGAAGGAAATCTCTGGCACACTTCAACGATGAGAATCAGTGTAAACCACCAGTTTGAGCGGCGTGTAGGTATCTGGCCGGCCGGCTTTGATGCAGATGGGGAATTGTTCTGCAATCAGAATTATGGAGACTGGCCAAGAGCTGTAGCAGAGGGATGCAATGATCCGTGGAAAGAGCCGGACTGGTATCTCCTTAGTTATGCGAAACCTGTGAAATGTTCTTCCAACGAAGAGGGCAAGGGCGCAGAGCAAACAGTAGATGAGGATTCTCAGACCTGGTGGAGGGCAAAGACAGCAGAAAGCGGACAGTGGCTTGAGGTGGATCTGGAGCAGGTAATGGACGTAAGAGCCGTCCAGATTAATTTTGCAGATGATAATCTTCCGATTGCTTCACCGGGAAAAATACAGGGCTCTGTTACACAGCCGAGATATATTGAAGAGCGAGAATTGTGTACAAGATGGAAGTTTGAAGGCTCAACAGATGGAATTGAATATTTTACAATTGAGGATAAATCAGAGGCAGTGACAGATCTTCCACATGATTTTATTGTTAGGGAAAATGGAATTCAGGTACGTTTCCTGCGTCTTACAATCCTTGAGATTCCATATGATGTGGCACCATGCATCTCCGGGGTACGTGTATTTGGTCTGGGGGATGGAGAAAAAGCAGAGGTACCGGAGTTCACAGCGAAAAGAAGTGAAGACCGGCTGGATCTTCTTCTTACGATTGAAGGAAAGAAGGATGCCATTGGTTATAATATTCTCTGGGGACATGAAGAGAATAAACTGTATCACAGTTATCAGATTTACCGTGATACAGAAGATGTACAGGCAAAAAAGAATCATGTGATAAAGAAAAGAATCGGGGCACTTGTGAAAGCACAAGAGTATTTTGTGCGAGTAGATTCTTACAATGAAAATGGAATTACAAAAGGACAGGTTGTCAGACTGTAAAGGAGCATTAGAAGCATAGATGAAAGCAGTAAATTTAAGAACAGAACATTTAGTAGATCCAATCGGAATTGATATCCGGACGCCATATCTTTCCTGGAACTGTGAAGAGGGAAAAAAGCAGACAGCTTATGAGATTGAGGCAGTATCTGATGGAAAAGTGGTTTGGAACAGTGGGAAAAAAGAGTCAGATGAGATGCATACTACATTCGGGAAAGAAGCAGAAAGCAGACAGAACATTTCCTGGAAAGTACGTCTTTGGGACGAAAACGGAAAAGAAGGAGAATGGAGTAAGGAAGGAGTCTTTGAGCTGGGAATTCTTGAAAAAAATCAGTTTGTGGCAAAATGGATCAATCCGGAACTGGTCTGTGATCCGAAAGTGCACAAGCCGGCAAGCTGTCTGAAAACTTCATTTTTCCTTGAAAAAGCAGGTAGAGCAAGACTTTACATTACTTGTCATGGGTTATATGAAGCTTCAATCAATGGAAAAAGAGTAGGAAATTTTGTGCTGGCACCGGGTACCTATACTTATGATAAAAAGTTGGCATATCAGACTTACGATGTATCTGGACTGGTACACGAAGGAGAAAACGAAGTGCAGGTGATTCTGGGAGATGGCTGGTACCGTAGTTGTTCAGGTGTTGATGGAGACAGAAATCTGTATGGAGAAGATATTGCACTTTATTTCCAGCTCGAAGTTGACGGAAAGCCAGTATGTATCTCGGATGAGAGCTGGAAGGCTTCTCAGTCTGGACCAATCCGGGAAAATGATATGCAGCAGGGAGAAGTAATCGACGCCACGATGGAAGAGCCAGATGATTATCATGAAGTGAAAGTGGAAGACTTTGGCGTGGAAAATTTTGTATGTTCAAACTGCGTACCAATCGTAGAGTGTGAGCATTTTGAAGGAAAGATTATAAAAACACCAAATGGTGAAATCGTGATTGATTATGGACAGAATCTTGCGGGTTATATTGAATTTACAGTAAATGCCCATGCAGGTGATAAAATTGTCCTGACACACGGAGAAACTTTAGATGAAAATGGAAATTTCACGACAGAAAATTTTCAGGATAGAAAACGTCATAAAGAAGGTGGAACAAAACAGCAGGTTGTTTATACTTGTAAAGAAGGAGAAAATCATTACAAATCCAAATTTACAATATGGGGATTCCGTTATGCACTGGTTGAAACAGAGATTAATTTGTCCGATGCCAAATTCACTTCCATTGCGGTATATTCAAAGATGGAACAGCTTGGAACATTTACCTGTTCCAATGAAGATGTCAATCAGTTAGTTAAGAACAGTATCTGGAGTCAGAAGTCTAATTTCTGTGATGCACCGACAGACTGTCCAACAAGAGAGCGCGCAGCCTGGACAGGAGACATGGGTGTATTTGCGGATACAGGAATTTATCTTGAAGACTGTTATCCGGTAATCCGTAAATGGCTGGATGAATGTAGAATTAACCAGTATGAGGATGGAAAGGTAGCGAATATTGCACCGAAGAATAATAATCCAAGTTTCTTTTCAAAATTGTTGGCTGGTTCTGTCGGATGGGGAGATGCATGTATTATTGTTCCGTATGTCCTTTATAAGAGATATCAGGATAAGAGAATTCTTGAAGAAAACTATGAGATGATGCAAAAGTGGTATCACTTTCTTGAAGAACGTGCAAAGCAGAAGCCGAAGAATCCAATGAAGCTGTTAAAGAGAAATCCATACCGCAGATACACGATCGAGACAGGAATTGATTATGGTGAGTGGTGCGAGCCGGATGTGGAAAGTACGAATGCAATGCGTACTCCACAGGGAAAAGTGGCAACTGCGTATTTCGCAAAATCTGGAGAAATGCTTTCAGAGATTGCATCTATTCTTGGAAAAGAGGAAGATGCTTCCGCATATAGAAAAACAGCGCAAATGGCAAAGAAAGCATTCCGGCATATTGCTCTGAAGGATGGAAAAATCAGTTCTGACAGACAAGCAGAATATGTACGTGCAATCTCTTTTAACCTTCTGACAGAAGAAGAGAAAAAGCAGGCAGCAGAGGAACTGAATGCACTGGTAGTAAAAAATGATTATCATTTGAATACCGGATTCTTATCAACACCATCCCTTTGTCCGGTATTGGCGCAGTATGGATATATAGAAACAGCGTACAGACTGCTTTTGCAGGACACGAAGCCTGGCTGGTTATATGCAGTGAAAAAGGGGGCTACGACAATCTGGGAAACCTGGGACGGAATCAATGAAAAAGGAGAAGTGAAGGAATCATTGAACCATTATTCTTACGGTGCTGTGACTGGCTGGCTTTTCTCCGGAGTTTGTGGGATTTCTCTAAATGAAGGAAAAATCAGTATAACACCACAGCCGAATCCACAACTGGGATATGCAAAAGCAAGTTATCAATCACCAGTGGGAAGAATTGTCAGTGGATGGAAATATGAGAATGATAAACCAATATATGAAATTGAGATTCCGTCCAATACAGAGGCAGAAGTTACACTGCCGGATGGAAGAAAAAGAATCTTGACAGCAGGAAGCTATAAACTGTGATGAACAGAAATTCCAGTTCTGCAGGCTACATTTTTAATAAGGGGTTAGGAATTATGATTACCGTGTTAGTGATTGAAGATGATTACAGTACAAGGTTGGTTACAAAATTACATTTGAAAAATGAATACAATGTAGTGGAGGCATCCAATGGAGTAGAAGCACTGGAGAAGCTGGAACATCAGAAAGCAGATCTGGTCATTGCAGATGTGATGATGCCGAAGATGGACGGATATGAATTTGTAAAACAATTTCGGCTGATGAATAAAACAACTCCGATTCTCATGCTGACAGCAAAAAAAGAATGGGAAGATAAGAAGAATGGATTCGCAATCGGTATTGATGATTATATGACAAAACCTGTGCATTACGAAGAACTTCAGTGGAGAGTACGTGCACTTCTGAGAAGATCACAGATTCATCTGGAAAAGAAAATTACAATTGGCGATTTGATAATAAGCGAAGATGACAATACAGTAAGCTGTGGGGAAGAACGTATCACACTTCCCAAAAAAGAATTTGATTTGTTATTTAAACTTCTGTCCTATCCGAAGAAAGTATTTACTACAACACAATTGCTGGATGACATTTGGGGATATGAAACAGATTCTGATGAAACAACTGTAAGAACGCATATCAACCGTCTGCGGAAGCGGTTTGCTTCTTATCAGGAATTTGAAATTGTTACAGTACGTGGACTTGGGTATCGAGGAGAAATAAGATATGGTAAGTGAAGGAAGAAGGCGGATCGGTACAATTCGCTGGGCTGTCGGACTGGGGATTATCATCAATGTTTTTGCAGTTGCATCCTATCTGGTCATGGTAGCTATACGTTATTATTATTTTGATATAAAAAGTGACAATTTTTTAGTATGGAGCGTTGCAATCTATCAGACCATGGGAAATCTGTGTGGCGTTGTTCTTGCTGTTGTTTCTGCTATGTTGTATCGGAGAATGGAAAAACTGATCAATGGACTGGATGAGGTCGCAAAAGGAAATCTGGATGTAGAATTATCATTAAAGTATTCAGGTGAGTATAAAGCAATTTACGAAAACTTTAATCGCATGGTAAAAGAACTGAAAAATGCAGATGAGCAGCAGAAGCAGTTTATGAAAGATTTTTCCCATGAATTTAAGACACCGATTAACTCTGTAAAAGGAATGGCAGAATATTTGGCAGTAAATGAGCTCCCAAAAAAAGAGGAAAAAGAATATCTGAATATTATGGCAAAAGAAGCAGGGCGTTTATCCCAATTATCCCAGAATACCCTGTTACTTTCCAAACTTGAAAATATGGAGCTAATTCAGAAGAAAGAAAAATATCGGCTGGATTCCCAGATAAGGAATTGTGCAATTCTGCAGTTGCCGGCTTTTGAAACAAAATACATCAGTCTGGAAGTGAATCTTCCAGAGATATGGTATTTCGGAAACGAAGAGTTACTGGATGAAGTCTGGACGAATCTGCTAGACAATGCCAGAAAGTATTCATCGGAACATACAACGGTATTTATTAATGGAAGAAAGACAGAAGAAGGCATCTGGATTGAAGTAAAAGATGAGGGACAGGGAATGGATGATGATATAGTGAGTCATATTTTTGAACGTTATTATCAGGGGGATGACTCGCATGAAACATCGGGCTTTGGACTTGGATTGTCCATTGTAAAAAGAATTGTCGAATTGTCAGGCGGTTCTATACGTGTGGAGAGCAGAGCAGGAAAAGGAACATCATTTTTTGTATATTTATAAGCAAAAGTTTATGTTGAGTTTATATACATCTCTTATTCTATTATCAGAAAACAGGTGATGGATTACAGAAACAAAAAGCAGTAATCCACAGAATAAAGGAAGGAAAGAAGAAAGATGGATTTTTCAAGTGTAAATGGAAAAGTAGCAATTGTTACAGGAGCGGGCAGCGGAATTGGGGAGGCAGTTGCAAAGATTTTCGGAGAAAATAGAATGAAAGTAGTCTGTGCAGATATAAATATAGAACAGGGACAGGCAGTAGCAGATAAAATCTGTGCGAATGGTGGAGATGCAATATTTGTACAGACGGACTGCAGTGAGAACAGTCAGGTTAGAAATTTGATTGATAGAACAGTAGAGCATTATGGAAAGCTGGATGGAATTGTGAATAATGCAGGAATCGGGCAAGGAGGCCGTCCATTGCATGAATATGAGATGGAAGAGTATGACAAAATCTTTGAACTCAATAGTAAAGGTGTATTCGCCGGAATGAAATATGCGGCAGAAGCAATCTTTAAATCCCACAGTCAGGGTGGATTTCTAATCAATGTGGCATCCATTGCAGGTCTTATCCCACAGCGAGGACAGGCTCTTTATACAGCAACAAAGCATGGAGTTGTTGGCATGACGAAAGCAGCAGCACTCGACTATGCCCCATATGGAATTACTGTAAATGCAATCTGTCCTGGATATACGAAGACGTCTATCTTTGGAAATGCTCCGGAGCAGGCAATGGCATTTTTTGCAAAGGACTGTCCGGCAGGACGGATTGGAAACCCAGAAGAATGTGGATATCTGGCACTTTTCCTTGCAAGTGATTTGTCACGTTATATCACAGGAGCAGCCATTCCTGTAGACGGAGCATTATCGCAGGTCACATGAATGTATCAACATGGAAACATCCTGAGATTCGTGAGTAATAAAAGAAAAGAAGCCGGTGCGTTCAACGTAAAAAACGTTTGAAGCACCAGCTTTTTTTATATTAGGAAAGTCCTTGTATTTCACGGTTCATAAATTCAGAACTGACTTCCAAAGATCTTAAAGGAGATTTATCAATCCAGTTTTTATGACTCTCAAGAATAATGGCATCCACATTTACACGCAACGCCTGTGTTACAAGCTCTTTCAAATTCATATTACCATAGCCAAGTTCCATACTGTCAGATTTTAAAATTGGTGTCATGGATGCTCCTTCCAGTCTCGTTCCACGATCATTAATATGGTATAATTTCATGCGGCTGCCTAATTTTTTCATAAGTGAAATGGCAGATATGCCGGCTTCTGTAGGCCAGTAGGAATCAAACTCGAATCCGACCAGATCGGGATCTGTATTTTCGAACAGAAGGTCATAGGCTGTTTTCTCAGACTCCACTTTACGAAATTCACAGTTATGATTGTGATAAAGCAGGTGGATTCCAGATTGTTTAAGCGTTTTACCGGCTTCATTTAAATCACGCGCAAGTTTTAATACAGTGTTTTTGTCTGAATAATCAAAGCGGTACATTCCTGTGATAACAACTTTGTCAGTACCGAAATTTTTTGCTTCGGTAATCACAGTGTCAGATTCACGCTGAATAGTTCCAAGATCTTCATGGACACTGACAACCTGAAGCCCTGCTTGTTTTACAAGGGAAGCCCAGTCGTAATTGCCACCTT
This Ruminococcus hominis DNA region includes the following protein-coding sequences:
- a CDS encoding 5-methyltetrahydropteroyltriglutamate--homocysteine S-methyltransferase, with product MSKITTPYRYDFVGSFLRPQRLKEAKISFQNNEITQEAYDEIVNEEITKVVAKQKELGFHVITDGEFRRTFWHLDFMWGLEGVAHENTGNGVKFDAELAVLDDTYLVGKIKAKAHPFVEYFKFLKQFEDENTVAKYTIPAPAQTFQQMVVPMNLENTRKYYATNEELIKDIGKAYQEVIKQFYDAGCRNLQLDDCTWGAVVGDAAALRYKSLGENLEDVKQQLLEVNNLALEGKPEDMVITSHICRGNYHSTFFTSGPYDTVADYVFAKENVDALFLEYDDERSGGFAPLAKVSEDKTVVLGLITTKSPVLEDKKTVIKRINEAARYVPLDRLCLSPQCGFASCEIGNKLTEEEQWAKLRLVKEIAEEVWGE
- a CDS encoding phosphatase PAP2 family protein; amino-acid sequence: MKLILVQVILLSFQTLLYFGCEFFQSRIHDVKRPVDDKIPFLPWTVLLYCFWFPLIAFYPLIVFRTDSYSCCTYLMTMILEVVLSVLCYLLYPTSFQRPVPPDGFWGNFMKFIYRGSYRGLNCAPSLHCSSCFLVICVSCTCEGMNPWVRIFTTLIAVIIVLSTLTTKQHTLIDVLTAVPLFGISRILGIWLTVRYYVPILTFIGN
- a CDS encoding DUF308 domain-containing protein; translation: MKMIKKIKMDMWINVFMLLLIGIVFVVRPQDSLEVAAMIAGAVILANGIFDLIYYFRVWVDFYSRGSLFEGIMKCVLGIFIITHAGITTVLFSYVFSIYIIINGIICIETAIYMQRAFEVNCIKDVILSCFVVVGGIIMMFFSPNTVKLAAIMTGIIFIINAVIDGVILYRIHRISRKCAEKLQDAVDELSGNIIDE
- a CDS encoding ABC transporter ATP-binding protein yields the protein MHTLKKFIQYYGPYKGVFFLDLICAAVISLVDLAFPQILRILTKTLFTESSATILQALLPMAVILFVMYLIQTGCKYYVSYQGHMMGARMESDMRQQLFDHYEKLSFSYYNKNNSGQMMSKLVSDLFDISEFAHHGPENLFISLIKIIGSFVFLFLINWKLAIPLLILVVFMVIFSYGQNRKMQATFMDNRRKIGDLNSSLQDTLAGIRVVQSFANEDIEREKFKKSNQGFLISKDANYRCMGSFMSGNLFFQGMMYLMTLVFGGWLIAHGQMEAGDLAMYALYIGIFISPIQILVELTEMMQKGLSGFRRFLDVVETEPEIVDAEDAKPLENIKGHVRYEDVSFHYSDDNTLVLADVSIDIPAGKSIALVGPSGSGKTTICSLLPRFYDVTGGRITIDGKDVRELTLKSLRSQIGLVQQDVYLFCGSIRDNIAYGKPGASMEEIIAAAKRANIHDFIMELPDGYETFVGERGTRLSGGQKQRISIARVFLKNPSILILDEATSALDNESERFIQKSLDELAKDRTTITIAHRLSTVRNADEILVVADTGIAERGTHEELLAKGGIYAHYYEMS
- a CDS encoding family 43 glycosylhydrolase, which produces MKYYCNPINVPYRYQFNMDPRSHGKLQIDREAADPSMILFQGKYYIFASMNLSVWVSEDMVNWESYRLPDNLPLYDYAPDARVCGDYVYFCASKKGENCNYYRTKDIINGPYEEIPGTFDFWDPNLFFDEDGRVYFYWGCSNITSVWGVELDPVTMVPKTERIDLLSGNAYERGYERMGVDHCEFPKSEEEVEMMFQEFVKQNGISVDQIPKQMIPQIRGMFTRRAFIEGAWMDKQNGKYYLQYACPGAEYNVYADGVYMSDSPLGPFELAKNNPFSYHPGGFMPGAGHGSTMWDKEGNLWHTSTMRISVNHQFERRVGIWPAGFDADGELFCNQNYGDWPRAVAEGCNDPWKEPDWYLLSYAKPVKCSSNEEGKGAEQTVDEDSQTWWRAKTAESGQWLEVDLEQVMDVRAVQINFADDNLPIASPGKIQGSVTQPRYIEERELCTRWKFEGSTDGIEYFTIEDKSEAVTDLPHDFIVRENGIQVRFLRLTILEIPYDVAPCISGVRVFGLGDGEKAEVPEFTAKRSEDRLDLLLTIEGKKDAIGYNILWGHEENKLYHSYQIYRDTEDVQAKKNHVIKKRIGALVKAQEYFVRVDSYNENGITKGQVVRL
- a CDS encoding alpha-L-rhamnosidase gives rise to the protein MKAVNLRTEHLVDPIGIDIRTPYLSWNCEEGKKQTAYEIEAVSDGKVVWNSGKKESDEMHTTFGKEAESRQNISWKVRLWDENGKEGEWSKEGVFELGILEKNQFVAKWINPELVCDPKVHKPASCLKTSFFLEKAGRARLYITCHGLYEASINGKRVGNFVLAPGTYTYDKKLAYQTYDVSGLVHEGENEVQVILGDGWYRSCSGVDGDRNLYGEDIALYFQLEVDGKPVCISDESWKASQSGPIRENDMQQGEVIDATMEEPDDYHEVKVEDFGVENFVCSNCVPIVECEHFEGKIIKTPNGEIVIDYGQNLAGYIEFTVNAHAGDKIVLTHGETLDENGNFTTENFQDRKRHKEGGTKQQVVYTCKEGENHYKSKFTIWGFRYALVETEINLSDAKFTSIAVYSKMEQLGTFTCSNEDVNQLVKNSIWSQKSNFCDAPTDCPTRERAAWTGDMGVFADTGIYLEDCYPVIRKWLDECRINQYEDGKVANIAPKNNNPSFFSKLLAGSVGWGDACIIVPYVLYKRYQDKRILEENYEMMQKWYHFLEERAKQKPKNPMKLLKRNPYRRYTIETGIDYGEWCEPDVESTNAMRTPQGKVATAYFAKSGEMLSEIASILGKEEDASAYRKTAQMAKKAFRHIALKDGKISSDRQAEYVRAISFNLLTEEEKKQAAEELNALVVKNDYHLNTGFLSTPSLCPVLAQYGYIETAYRLLLQDTKPGWLYAVKKGATTIWETWDGINEKGEVKESLNHYSYGAVTGWLFSGVCGISLNEGKISITPQPNPQLGYAKASYQSPVGRIVSGWKYENDKPIYEIEIPSNTEAEVTLPDGRKRILTAGSYKL
- a CDS encoding response regulator transcription factor; protein product: MITVLVIEDDYSTRLVTKLHLKNEYNVVEASNGVEALEKLEHQKADLVIADVMMPKMDGYEFVKQFRLMNKTTPILMLTAKKEWEDKKNGFAIGIDDYMTKPVHYEELQWRVRALLRRSQIHLEKKITIGDLIISEDDNTVSCGEERITLPKKEFDLLFKLLSYPKKVFTTTQLLDDIWGYETDSDETTVRTHINRLRKRFASYQEFEIVTVRGLGYRGEIRYGK